The window GAAGTCCGTAAACTAATGCAACGCCTTGATGGTATGGTCAACTATGCCGATGCACTTCGTGAACGATCCCACGAATTCATGAATAAGTTGCACGTGATTCTGGGATTATTGCATCTGAAAAGTTATAAGCAGTTGGAAACTTATATAATTAAGACAGCCAACAACTATCAGGAAGAAATCGGCTCATTGCTGGGAAAAATAAAGTCCCCGGTTATCGCGGGATTTTTACTCAGTAAGATTAATCGCACATCCGATTTAGGCCATACCCTTGTCATTAGTAATGAAAGTCAATTACCGGAAAACAGCAATGAAGATCAAGTGACCGTGCTGATTACCGTTCTGGGGAATTTGATTGAAAACGCACTGGAAGCGTTAGGTCAAGAAGCCGGTGGTGAGATCAGCGTATCCTTACACTATCGACACGGCTGGTTACATTGTGAAGTTAATGACGATGGTCCGGGGATCGCTCCCGATCGCATTGACCACATATTTGAGAAAGGCGTCTCGTCAAAAGGAAGCGAACGGGGCGTTGGTTTAGCGCTTGTTAAACAGCAGGTTGAAAGTGTTGGCGGCAATATCGCCGTCGAATCTGAACCTGGGATCTTCACCCAATTTTTTGTACAGTTACCGTGGAATGGTGAGAGGGCCAGCAGATGATCAATGTCTTAATTGTCGATGACGACGCAATGGTAGCGGAGTTAAATCGCCGATATGTGGCGCAGCTCTCCGGTTTTCATTGCTGTGGGACAGCGTCTACGCTGGAGAAAGCCAAAGAAATACTTTTTCATGGCGAACATCATATCGACCTGATTTTGTTAGACATTTATATGCAAAAAGAGAACGGTCTGGATCTGCTGCCCGTTCTGCATAGCGAAGGCTGCAAATGTGACGTCATTGTCATCTCTTCCGCCGCCGATGCTACCACCATTAAGGACTCGCTCCACTACGGGGTCGTCGATTATCTGATAAAACCTTTTCAGGCTTCCCGTTTTGAAGAAGCGCTTACCGGCTGGCTGCATAAAAAGACGGAGATGGAAAAACATCAGTACTATGAACAGTCGGAGCTTGATCAGTTGATTCACGGCAGTTCCTCTACCGAGCAGGAAACACGTCGCTTACCCAAAGGATTAACGCCTCAAACGTTACGTACCTTGTGCCAGTGGATTGATGAGCACCAGGATCAAGAGTTCTCTACTGATGAGTTGGCGAACGAAGTCAATATCTCGCGTGTGTCCTGTCGCAAGTACCTCATCTGGCTGGTCAATTGTCATATCTTATTTACCAGCATTCATTACGGCGTGACTGGCAGACCGGTGTATCGTTATCGCGTTCAGGCTGAGCATTATTCGCTGCTAAAACAATACTGCCAATAAACAGCATTACGGGGATTATTCGTTATATAAAAGTAACAGTTATTAAAATAATGAAAAATCCCCCTACTGCTGTCTTAGACAGCAAAATACTGAATTTGCGTTAGATCAAATATAATTGTATCCAACATGTTAACGCTCTATTTTATTATTGACAAACATCACACTGTTTTTAATTTCAAAATCACTAACAAAAGTTAATTAAGTATTATCTAACTCGCAGAATGTGTATTTTTACCCCTAAAGGATTAGTCTGATTTTAACCAGACATAAAAATCTATATCGGTAGCAATGGAGAACATGCTACGTACTATGGACACCGTACATTTTTGTGAGCAAATAAAAGAATCCGTTCGCCAACCTCATAGCATCATGAATTGGCGTGAGCGTGATCACATAAATAATACACTCACCTATCCTGCCGGTGGTTCACGTAATAGTAGAATACGTAAAGCTGACGATAAGTTTCCGGTTAACCGGGACAACGTACCTACACTACAACATCAGCCAATGCTCTTCATAACATACTCTGCTTCCCATCGCCTGAGGATTCTCTCCTCAGAACAAAGTCACAGAAAAAAAGTTAAATATTTCCAATAACGTTTAAAAATTTTCTAGAAAGATATTTGAACATTAATCACAAATACGGACATACCGAATATTGACCGCTTTCTGATGCTTATTCCAGCATAAAAGAGTGTGGCACAGATCCATTTATCAAAAATTGACTGAGTTTTTTGCGAGGGTAAATAAAATGTTATTTAGTATACAGCTTCTTATAATATTAATATGTTTGTTTTATGGTGCCAGAAAGGGCGGTATCGCACTGGGTTTGTTAGGCGGTATCGGTCTGGTCATTCTGGTTTTCGTGTTCCATCTCCAGCCGGGTAAACCGCCAGTAGACGTTATGCTGGTCATTATTGCCGTGGTCGCTGCTTCCGCAACTTTGCAGGCCTCCGGCGGTCTTGATGTTATGCTGCAAATTGCTGAAAAGCTGCTGCGTCGTAACCCAAAATACGTTTCCATCGTGGCACCGTTTGTCACCTGCACCCTGACTATCCTGTGTGGTACAGGTCACGTGGTGTACACCATTCTGCCTATCATCTATGACGTTGCGATTAAGAACAATATTCGCCCGGAACGTCCGATGGCGGCGAGTTCTATCGGTGCGCAGATGGGTATCATTGCCAGCCCGGT of the Citrobacter freundii genome contains:
- the dcuR gene encoding two-component system response regulator DcuR produces the protein MINVLIVDDDAMVAELNRRYVAQLSGFHCCGTASTLEKAKEILFHGEHHIDLILLDIYMQKENGLDLLPVLHSEGCKCDVIVISSAADATTIKDSLHYGVVDYLIKPFQASRFEEALTGWLHKKTEMEKHQYYEQSELDQLIHGSSSTEQETRRLPKGLTPQTLRTLCQWIDEHQDQEFSTDELANEVNISRVSCRKYLIWLVNCHILFTSIHYGVTGRPVYRYRVQAEHYSLLKQYCQ